From the Nitrospira sp. genome, one window contains:
- the murC gene encoding UDP-N-acetylmuramate--L-alanine ligase yields the protein MFRKTQHIHLVGIGGSGMSGIAEVLLTMGYKVSGSDLQASETTRRLEELGGKIAIGHHEANIGEAQVVVISSAVAATNPEVLAAKAKQVPVIPRAEMLAELMRLKFGVAIAGAHGKTTTTSMVANVLASGGLDPTMVIGGKVNALGSHARLGRGELLVAEADESDGSFLRLSPTVVAVTNLDREHLDHYGSMEKIYDSFLEFINKIPFYGLAVLCSDDERLHALFPRIVKRYHTYGLQERPGVVPDFKATDIVLKQWGAEFRAHFRGKNLGPFRLAVPGMHNVSNALVAIAIGIELEVPVDLIRKGLAAFTGVERRFHLRGEANGIMVVDDYGHHPTEVKATLAAAKQGWDRRLVVLFQPHRYSRTRDLITEFTHAFDQADLLFMTDIYAAGEAPIPGVSGAVLADSIKAAGHQGVTFVEKKETLPDQVLPHLQPGDLVVTLGAGDIWKAGTGLLARLAPNT from the coding sequence ATGTTTCGAAAAACACAGCATATTCATCTAGTGGGAATCGGCGGGTCAGGGATGAGCGGGATCGCAGAGGTCTTGCTGACGATGGGATACAAAGTCAGCGGGTCGGATCTGCAAGCCTCGGAAACCACCAGGCGGCTGGAAGAACTCGGAGGCAAGATCGCGATCGGCCATCACGAAGCCAATATCGGAGAGGCGCAGGTGGTGGTGATTTCCTCCGCTGTGGCGGCAACCAATCCGGAAGTACTGGCGGCCAAGGCCAAACAAGTGCCGGTGATTCCACGGGCTGAAATGCTGGCCGAGCTGATGCGGTTGAAATTCGGCGTCGCGATTGCCGGGGCGCATGGCAAGACGACGACGACATCGATGGTCGCGAACGTGCTGGCGTCCGGCGGATTGGATCCGACGATGGTGATCGGCGGCAAGGTGAATGCCCTCGGCAGCCACGCGCGGCTCGGTCGCGGCGAGTTGCTGGTGGCGGAAGCCGATGAGAGCGACGGTTCGTTCCTACGATTGTCCCCGACGGTCGTGGCGGTGACCAATCTGGATCGCGAGCACCTCGATCACTACGGGTCGATGGAAAAGATTTACGACAGCTTTCTGGAGTTCATCAACAAGATTCCCTTCTATGGATTGGCGGTGCTGTGCTCAGACGATGAGCGGCTGCACGCGCTGTTTCCCCGCATTGTGAAGCGCTATCACACCTATGGACTACAAGAACGTCCCGGGGTGGTGCCGGATTTCAAGGCGACGGATATCGTGCTGAAGCAATGGGGCGCCGAGTTTCGTGCGCATTTCCGCGGGAAAAACCTTGGTCCTTTCCGGCTGGCCGTCCCCGGCATGCATAACGTCTCCAACGCGCTGGTGGCGATTGCGATCGGGATCGAGCTGGAGGTGCCGGTCGACTTGATCCGCAAGGGGCTGGCGGCGTTTACCGGCGTGGAGCGGCGGTTTCATCTGCGTGGGGAAGCCAACGGCATCATGGTGGTGGATGACTATGGTCACCATCCCACCGAAGTCAAGGCTACGTTGGCAGCGGCGAAACAGGGATGGGATCGGCGGCTGGTGGTGCTGTTCCAACCCCATCGGTATAGCCGGACGCGCGATCTAATCACTGAGTTCACGCATGCCTTCGATCAAGCCGATTTGCTGTTCATGACGGACATCTATGCGGCTGGGGAAGCGCCGATTCCGGGTGTGTCGGGCGCCGTGCTGGCTGACAGCATCAAGGCCGCCGGCCACCAGGGCGTCACCTTCGTCGAGAAGAAGGAAACGTTGCCCGATCAGGTACTGCCGCATTTGCAGCCGGGCGATCTGGTCGTGACGTTAGGTGCCGGTGATATCTGGAAAGCCGGGACCGGATTGCTCGCACGATTGGCTCCCAATACGTAG
- the murG gene encoding undecaprenyldiphospho-muramoylpentapeptide beta-N-acetylglucosaminyltransferase: MTILIAAGGTGGHLYPAVALAREFQRRDPSTTIVFVGTAKGIETKVLAHEGLPLELITAKPVMGRGLGEALRGLLSVPIGLWQSMRLISRYRADLVIGVGGYTSPTMLVAAALKGIARVILEPNAYPGMANIAVGPCAQRVFLGFESAAEKFAKDKVRVFGSPIRRSFLDAITTSTSVTAGRQRLLIFGGSQGAKAINSAVIDGLATLAQTLPRLSITHQTGEADHARVVEAYRQAGVEAEVVPFLYDMPTVLRAADLVVARAGAMTIAEVTACGKPAILIPLPTAIDDHQMKNARAMEAAGGAMVLPQPELTGAQLAGSIAGLLQQPERLRTMQAKSRAMSRIDAAERIVHECYALMGVNHDVHRTVGATGV; this comes from the coding sequence ATGACGATCCTCATCGCCGCAGGAGGGACGGGCGGGCACTTGTATCCGGCGGTGGCGCTGGCCCGGGAGTTTCAGCGGCGCGATCCATCGACCACGATCGTCTTTGTCGGCACGGCGAAAGGGATTGAAACCAAAGTGTTGGCGCATGAAGGGCTTCCACTCGAACTCATTACGGCGAAGCCGGTGATGGGGAGAGGATTGGGAGAAGCCTTGCGGGGATTGCTGTCCGTGCCGATCGGACTCTGGCAGTCGATGCGGCTGATCTCCCGGTACCGGGCGGATCTCGTCATCGGCGTGGGCGGCTACACCAGCCCGACGATGTTAGTGGCGGCGGCGTTGAAAGGGATTGCCCGGGTCATTCTGGAGCCGAATGCCTATCCGGGCATGGCCAATATTGCGGTGGGCCCCTGTGCCCAGCGTGTGTTCTTGGGGTTTGAATCCGCTGCCGAGAAATTTGCGAAAGACAAAGTTCGCGTGTTCGGTTCACCGATTCGGCGATCATTTCTGGATGCGATCACGACATCCACTTCAGTCACAGCAGGCCGGCAGCGGTTGTTGATTTTTGGCGGCAGTCAGGGGGCGAAGGCGATCAACAGCGCAGTCATCGATGGGCTGGCGACATTGGCGCAGACGCTTCCGCGGCTCTCCATTACGCACCAGACCGGAGAGGCTGACCATGCGAGGGTCGTTGAGGCCTACCGGCAGGCAGGTGTTGAGGCCGAGGTCGTCCCGTTTCTCTATGACATGCCCACCGTGTTGCGCGCGGCGGATCTGGTGGTGGCGCGTGCCGGGGCCATGACGATTGCAGAGGTGACGGCTTGCGGGAAGCCGGCGATTCTGATCCCGCTGCCGACGGCCATTGACGATCACCAGATGAAGAATGCGCGGGCGATGGAGGCGGCGGGGGGCGCGATGGTGCTGCCGCAGCCGGAGTTGACGGGGGCACAGTTAGCCGGTTCCATCGCCGGGCTGCTGCAGCAACCGGAACGCCTCCGCACGATGCAGGCGAAGAGTCGGGCTATGAGTCGAATCGATGCGGCCGAGAGGATCGTCCACGAATGCTATGCGCTCATGGGGGTGAATCATGACGTCCACCGGACTGTTGGAGCGACGGGAGTCTAA
- the ftsW gene encoding putative lipid II flippase FtsW, whose product MSQRAAGTLALPWPTTSPRAAKKRVPMDHTLLIVTMVLALVGLVMVFSASAVVAGNRFHDSGYFLKRQLAWLTFGFVLLHVASRVDYVWWKRLSVPLLGLMALLLVMVLVPSLGVAAKGARRWLRLGPISIQPAEMVKLVAVIYLAAYLTKKEDLITSFSSGLLPVLFVIGLLSGLVLLEPDLGTVVVIGLVTIGLLFLGGAQVKHLLGLGLCAVPVVLVLVLGSSYRRQRLLTFLAPWKDASNAGFQITQSFLAFGSGGPFGVGLGEGKQKLFFLPEAHTDFVLALVGEELGLVGTGAIILLFALFVVRGFQIAARARMPFGRYLGIGITLLIGGQALVNAAVATGMLPTKGLTLPFVSYGGSSLVISLLAVGILLNISRDRQAGPQESAGRGGRGRSGHG is encoded by the coding sequence ATGTCACAGAGAGCTGCAGGGACCCTGGCATTGCCGTGGCCGACCACGAGCCCCCGCGCCGCGAAGAAGCGGGTGCCGATGGACCACACGCTATTGATCGTCACGATGGTGCTGGCCTTGGTCGGCCTGGTGATGGTGTTCAGTGCGAGCGCGGTGGTGGCGGGGAATCGGTTCCACGACTCCGGCTACTTCCTCAAGCGGCAGCTGGCGTGGCTGACATTCGGATTTGTGCTGCTCCACGTCGCGTCGCGGGTCGACTATGTCTGGTGGAAGCGTCTGTCGGTGCCGTTGCTGGGTTTGATGGCGTTGTTGCTGGTGATGGTCTTAGTCCCATCGCTCGGAGTCGCGGCCAAAGGCGCGAGGCGCTGGTTGCGTCTCGGCCCCATTTCGATTCAGCCGGCCGAGATGGTCAAGCTCGTAGCGGTGATTTATCTGGCGGCCTATCTGACCAAGAAGGAAGACCTGATCACAAGCTTCTCCTCTGGCCTGCTGCCCGTGCTCTTCGTGATTGGCCTGTTGAGCGGTCTGGTGCTGTTGGAGCCGGATCTCGGGACCGTGGTCGTGATCGGTCTCGTGACGATCGGACTGCTGTTTCTCGGCGGCGCGCAAGTGAAGCATCTGTTGGGGCTGGGACTGTGCGCGGTGCCGGTCGTTTTGGTGCTCGTCCTCGGCTCGAGTTACCGGCGGCAGCGGCTCCTGACGTTTCTGGCACCCTGGAAGGACGCGTCGAACGCCGGGTTTCAGATCACCCAGTCGTTTCTCGCCTTTGGCAGCGGCGGTCCCTTTGGAGTGGGGCTGGGCGAGGGGAAACAGAAGCTGTTCTTTCTCCCCGAAGCGCATACGGACTTTGTGTTGGCCCTGGTCGGGGAAGAGTTGGGATTAGTGGGAACGGGCGCGATCATTCTGCTCTTTGCGTTGTTTGTCGTGCGAGGCTTTCAGATTGCCGCCAGAGCGCGGATGCCGTTCGGGCGTTATTTGGGCATCGGCATCACGCTGTTGATCGGTGGGCAGGCGCTGGTGAATGCGGCTGTAGCGACGGGGATGCTGCCGACCAAAGGATTGACCTTGCCCTTCGTGAGCTACGGCGGATCGTCCCTGGTCATCAGTCTGCTGGCGGTCGGGATCTTGTTGAATATCTCGAGGGATCGCCAAGCAGGGCCTCAGGAAAGTGCCGGGCGGGGCGGGCGCGGCAGGTCTGGTCACGGATGA
- the murD gene encoding UDP-N-acetylmuramoyl-L-alanine--D-glutamate ligase, which translates to MVSEDVMQLKGTKVTVVGLARSGVAAARLLLALGAHVTVADRKERSELGAILAQLDASRVGITVGSGYEAALESTELVVISPGVPYRMEALERVRRRGVKVISELELASRFVSVPMLALTGTNGKSTTVTLIGKMLQDSGKRVFVGGNLGTALSEAAIQTVLASQQGLPSPFDVLVVEVSSFQLETVEQFHPWIAALLNITVDHQDRYASIDEYVAAKRRIFECQKPTDYALFNLDDPRVAALRHSVKARVLGFTRQSALPTDVTGGTYLEGDRLVTTVTGVRQEICRRQEIKIIGDHNVENAMVAATYALLSGGSLESVRRVLQAFPGLEHALEIVRDRRGVRFVNDSKGTNVDATLKAIESIDQPIWLIAGGRDKGGDFSRLAPAIRQRVKGLILIGEAAPLIAQAMAGFPAISRAASLKEAVQAAADSATSGGVVLFSPACASFDMFADYQDRGRQFKALVQSLPA; encoded by the coding sequence ATGGTGAGCGAAGACGTCATGCAATTGAAGGGGACCAAAGTCACGGTGGTCGGATTGGCCCGCAGCGGCGTGGCCGCTGCGCGGCTCCTCCTGGCCCTCGGGGCCCACGTCACTGTTGCCGACCGAAAAGAGCGCAGCGAACTGGGTGCGATTCTGGCGCAGTTGGATGCCTCTCGCGTGGGCATTACGGTCGGTAGCGGGTATGAAGCGGCGCTGGAGTCGACCGAACTCGTGGTCATCAGTCCCGGGGTGCCCTATCGCATGGAGGCGCTGGAACGCGTGCGGCGACGAGGCGTGAAAGTGATCAGCGAATTGGAATTGGCGTCGCGGTTTGTGTCAGTCCCGATGCTGGCTCTCACCGGGACGAACGGCAAGAGCACGACCGTGACACTGATCGGCAAGATGTTGCAGGACAGCGGAAAGCGAGTCTTTGTCGGGGGCAATCTTGGCACGGCATTGAGCGAAGCGGCGATCCAAACGGTCCTGGCATCGCAGCAAGGGCTGCCCAGTCCGTTCGATGTGCTCGTGGTCGAAGTCTCCAGCTTTCAGTTGGAAACGGTTGAGCAATTTCACCCTTGGATTGCGGCGTTACTCAACATCACCGTGGATCACCAAGACCGCTATGCGTCGATCGACGAATATGTCGCCGCCAAGCGGCGCATTTTCGAGTGCCAGAAGCCGACCGACTATGCGCTCTTCAATCTGGACGACCCGCGAGTCGCGGCGCTTCGCCACAGCGTCAAAGCCCGTGTGCTGGGATTCACCAGGCAATCGGCGCTGCCGACGGATGTCACCGGCGGCACGTATCTGGAGGGTGATCGACTTGTCACGACAGTGACGGGTGTGCGGCAGGAGATCTGTCGACGGCAGGAAATCAAGATTATCGGCGATCACAACGTGGAGAACGCGATGGTGGCCGCCACCTATGCGCTGCTGAGCGGCGGCTCGCTTGAATCGGTCCGGCGAGTGTTGCAGGCCTTCCCGGGCCTGGAGCATGCCTTAGAAATTGTGCGGGATCGTCGCGGGGTCCGGTTCGTCAACGATTCCAAGGGTACGAACGTCGATGCCACGCTCAAAGCGATTGAAAGCATCGATCAACCCATTTGGCTGATTGCCGGAGGCCGCGACAAGGGCGGGGATTTTTCCCGACTCGCGCCGGCCATTCGTCAACGGGTAAAGGGGCTGATCTTGATCGGAGAGGCGGCGCCGTTGATCGCCCAGGCCATGGCCGGATTCCCTGCAATCAGCCGGGCGGCGTCATTGAAAGAGGCGGTGCAGGCGGCGGCCGACAGCGCCACCTCCGGCGGGGTCGTCCTGTTTTCGCCGGCCTGTGCCAGTTTCGACATGTTTGCGGATTATCAGGATCGGGGCCGGCAGTTTAAGGCCCTCGTGCAATCCTTGCCGGCCTAA
- the mraY gene encoding phospho-N-acetylmuramoyl-pentapeptide-transferase, giving the protein MLYNWLYPLHTEFSFLNVFRYQSFRIIYAAVTAFLIAFILAPWLIRKLQEIKLGQQIRDDGPKSHLVKSGTPTMGGILILFAVVLSTLLWADITKPYVWLVLAAMVGFGAIGFADDYLKFIKRQSKGLSASQKFAAQVAIASAIALTLYFLPGYTTKLSVPFFKNFTPDLGWFYIVFAVLVIVGSSNAVNLTDGLDGLAIGPVMITALAYTIVAYVAGHRLMSDYLLIPHIENAGEIAVFTAAILGSSLGFLWFNTYPASVFMGDVGSLPLGAALGTVAVISKHELLLLLVGGVFVIEAVSVIFQVVSFKSRGKRIFLMAPIHHHFEMKGWEEPKVVVRLWIIAILLALLSLSTLKLR; this is encoded by the coding sequence ATGCTGTATAACTGGCTGTATCCACTCCACACCGAATTCTCGTTCCTGAACGTTTTTCGCTATCAAAGCTTCCGCATCATTTATGCGGCGGTCACGGCGTTTCTCATCGCGTTTATTCTGGCCCCGTGGCTCATCCGCAAGCTGCAAGAAATCAAGTTGGGCCAGCAGATCCGCGACGACGGGCCCAAGAGTCATCTGGTGAAGAGCGGGACCCCCACGATGGGCGGGATCCTCATTCTCTTTGCGGTGGTCCTCTCTACGCTGCTGTGGGCTGACATTACGAAACCGTATGTGTGGCTGGTCCTCGCGGCGATGGTGGGGTTCGGCGCGATCGGGTTCGCCGACGACTACCTCAAATTCATCAAGCGGCAATCGAAGGGACTGTCGGCGTCGCAGAAGTTTGCCGCGCAAGTCGCGATCGCTTCGGCGATTGCGCTCACGCTGTACTTTCTTCCCGGGTATACGACGAAGCTGAGTGTGCCGTTCTTCAAGAACTTCACCCCGGATCTGGGCTGGTTCTACATCGTCTTCGCCGTGCTCGTCATCGTGGGAAGTTCCAATGCCGTGAATCTGACCGACGGCCTCGACGGCCTCGCCATCGGCCCCGTGATGATTACCGCTCTGGCGTATACGATTGTGGCCTACGTTGCCGGGCACCGATTGATGTCGGACTACCTGCTGATTCCCCACATCGAAAACGCCGGTGAAATTGCCGTGTTTACGGCGGCTATTTTGGGGTCGAGTCTCGGGTTCCTCTGGTTCAACACCTATCCCGCTTCTGTGTTCATGGGCGATGTGGGGTCGCTTCCGCTCGGCGCCGCCCTCGGCACGGTCGCCGTCATCAGCAAGCATGAATTGTTGCTGCTGCTGGTCGGCGGCGTGTTCGTGATCGAAGCGGTGTCGGTCATTTTCCAAGTCGTGTCGTTTAAGTCGCGCGGGAAACGGATCTTCTTGATGGCCCCGATTCATCATCATTTTGAGATGAAGGGGTGGGAAGAACCGAAAGTCGTGGTCCGGCTTTGGATCATCGCCATCCTGTTGGCCTTATTGAGCCTCAGCACGTTGAAGTTGCGATAA
- the murF gene encoding UDP-N-acetylmuramoyl-tripeptide--D-alanyl-D-alanine ligase → MPLLTGEELREVISVKMLSGDASRWAKQRIRRLSLDSRAIRAGDLFIAIRGDKFDGHDYVAKALSRGAVGAIVHDNYAVPSALLKAGLKSSSPFILGVRDPLFAYQQLATHHRSRFDIPLVAVTGSNGKTTTKEMVASVMGQRWRVLKTESNFNNRIGVPHTLLRLTGRHEAAVIEMGVDNLGQTTRLCEIARPTIGIITNIGPDHLEFFGSMEGSAQAKAELLDLLPPDGTAILNADDPYFDYLAARAQCRVVSFGYSPKADVQALHEKSDGRDGTIFRLLLPGKVRHTIVRIKVQGSHNVTNALAAAAVGTVLGVSGAVIAQGLSRFRPAAMRSQVVVSHGIRVINDCYNANPASMKAAVQLLAQSGAGRRTIAVLGDMLELGAGAMRMHEEVGAFVAQQGISQLIACGTLGRGLAEGARRAGMEPTNILELPDATAAAAEVKAMAVSGDVVLVKASRGMKMEQVVGALQGMKRVSKKAS, encoded by the coding sequence ATGCCGCTCTTAACCGGCGAAGAACTTCGAGAAGTGATCAGCGTAAAAATGCTTTCGGGCGATGCGTCCCGTTGGGCGAAACAGCGCATTCGACGGCTCAGCCTCGATTCGCGGGCGATCCGCGCCGGCGATCTCTTCATCGCCATTCGCGGCGACAAATTCGACGGACATGACTATGTGGCGAAGGCTCTGTCCCGCGGGGCGGTCGGTGCCATCGTGCATGACAACTATGCGGTGCCCTCCGCGCTCCTGAAGGCCGGCTTAAAGTCGTCTTCCCCCTTCATTTTGGGCGTGCGGGATCCGTTGTTTGCCTATCAGCAGCTGGCGACGCATCACCGAAGCCGGTTCGACATTCCGCTGGTGGCGGTGACGGGCAGCAACGGGAAGACCACCACGAAGGAAATGGTTGCGAGTGTGATGGGACAGCGCTGGCGTGTCTTGAAGACCGAAAGTAATTTCAATAACCGGATCGGAGTTCCTCACACGCTCTTGAGATTGACGGGCCGGCATGAAGCGGCTGTCATCGAAATGGGTGTCGATAACCTCGGGCAGACGACGCGCCTGTGTGAAATCGCCCGCCCGACCATCGGCATTATCACGAATATCGGGCCTGATCACCTGGAGTTTTTCGGCAGTATGGAAGGATCGGCGCAGGCGAAGGCGGAGTTGCTCGATCTGCTTCCTCCGGACGGAACAGCCATTCTGAACGCCGATGATCCGTATTTCGACTACCTGGCGGCGCGGGCTCAGTGTCGTGTGGTGTCGTTCGGCTATTCGCCGAAAGCCGATGTGCAGGCATTGCACGAAAAGTCGGACGGACGGGATGGGACGATTTTCCGGTTGCTCCTGCCGGGGAAGGTCCGGCACACCATCGTGCGAATCAAGGTGCAGGGCTCTCACAATGTGACCAATGCCTTGGCTGCCGCGGCTGTTGGAACGGTGCTCGGCGTATCCGGCGCCGTCATTGCGCAGGGGCTCTCCCGATTCCGTCCTGCCGCGATGCGGTCGCAGGTTGTCGTGAGCCACGGGATCCGCGTGATCAACGATTGCTATAACGCCAATCCCGCGTCGATGAAGGCGGCGGTGCAACTGCTGGCTCAGTCCGGCGCCGGACGGAGGACCATTGCGGTATTGGGCGATATGCTGGAACTCGGCGCGGGCGCGATGCGGATGCACGAAGAGGTCGGGGCATTTGTGGCGCAGCAGGGCATCTCGCAGTTGATCGCCTGCGGGACGTTGGGGCGCGGCCTGGCGGAAGGCGCGCGTCGGGCCGGGATGGAGCCGACGAACATTCTCGAACTGCCCGATGCAACCGCCGCCGCAGCGGAGGTCAAAGCCATGGCAGTCTCCGGTGATGTGGTGTTGGTCAAGGCGTCGCGCGGCATGAAGATGGAGCAGGTGGTCGGCGCGCTGCAAGGCATGAAGCGGGTCTCGAAGAAGGCATCGTAA
- a CDS encoding UDP-N-acetylmuramoyl-L-alanyl-D-glutamate--2,6-diaminopimelate ligase, with protein MMTFEELAQSLRGQVDVLDQAGDVRVPLTAITDDSRAVQAGSLFVAVKGEQVDGHRYISSALTNGAGAVVIQETIPGIDRPYLRVADSRKALGHLGSRFYGDPSGRLRMIGITGTNGKTTTSYVCKSLLEAIGGRVGLIGTVAYQIGSELIPASHTTPGALELQQLLKRMVEGGCSAAVMEVSSHALAQDRVSGCEYDVAVFSNLTQDHLDFHQTMENYFQAKLRLFTGLTGTKKPNKRAIVNGDDSSGARIASLCAVPVWTYGIKGKADLRAEQVQLSLNGTTFRAATPAGNFPVESHLVGEHNVYNMLAAIGVALHEGATIDQVRQAVTRVTNVPGRFERVMAGQSFTVVVDYAHTEDALVRLLTAAQALKAGRIITVFGCGGDRDRGKRPKMGRAAVQQSDVVILTSDNPRTENPLSILDEVEVGVREALQQRSHVQYQKVADRREAIATAMRAAQPGDMVLIAGKGHEDYQIIGTKKFHFDDREVARDAIRELTHCA; from the coding sequence ATGATGACGTTCGAAGAATTAGCGCAGTCACTCCGCGGGCAGGTCGATGTCCTCGATCAGGCAGGGGACGTTCGTGTACCACTGACCGCGATCACGGATGATTCCAGAGCCGTGCAGGCGGGAAGTCTGTTTGTTGCCGTAAAGGGCGAGCAGGTCGATGGTCACCGGTATATCTCTTCCGCTCTCACGAACGGAGCGGGGGCCGTGGTTATCCAAGAGACGATTCCAGGGATTGACCGCCCGTACCTTCGGGTGGCCGATTCGCGGAAGGCGCTGGGGCATTTGGGCAGCCGGTTCTATGGAGATCCGTCCGGACGGCTGCGGATGATCGGCATCACCGGAACGAATGGGAAAACGACGACATCGTACGTTTGCAAGTCATTGTTGGAAGCGATTGGTGGACGGGTCGGTTTAATTGGAACGGTCGCCTATCAAATCGGGAGCGAACTTATTCCGGCGTCCCACACCACGCCGGGTGCGTTGGAGCTACAGCAGCTCTTGAAGCGGATGGTAGAGGGCGGATGCTCTGCGGCGGTGATGGAAGTGTCGTCGCATGCGCTGGCGCAGGATCGAGTGAGCGGGTGTGAGTACGACGTGGCCGTGTTTTCGAACCTGACCCAGGATCACCTCGATTTCCATCAGACGATGGAGAACTATTTTCAGGCCAAGCTCCGGCTCTTTACGGGACTGACCGGAACCAAGAAGCCGAACAAGCGGGCCATCGTCAACGGTGATGATTCCAGCGGCGCCCGCATCGCGTCCTTATGCGCGGTTCCGGTGTGGACGTACGGCATCAAGGGAAAGGCCGATCTCCGAGCAGAACAGGTGCAGCTCTCGCTGAACGGCACCACATTTAGGGCGGCGACGCCCGCAGGAAATTTTCCGGTCGAAAGTCACCTGGTCGGGGAGCACAACGTCTACAACATGCTCGCCGCTATCGGCGTGGCGTTGCACGAGGGGGCCACGATCGACCAAGTGCGGCAGGCCGTCACCCGCGTCACCAATGTGCCTGGACGGTTCGAGCGGGTTATGGCCGGACAGTCGTTCACCGTTGTGGTGGATTATGCCCATACGGAAGACGCGCTGGTTCGGTTGCTGACGGCAGCGCAGGCACTGAAGGCAGGCCGGATCATCACGGTTTTTGGATGCGGGGGAGATCGCGATCGCGGGAAGCGACCCAAGATGGGGCGCGCTGCCGTCCAGCAGAGCGACGTGGTCATTCTCACCTCGGACAACCCGCGCACGGAAAATCCCTTGTCGATTCTCGATGAAGTGGAAGTCGGTGTGCGGGAGGCGCTGCAACAGCGATCGCATGTGCAATATCAGAAAGTGGCTGATCGGCGCGAAGCGATCGCGACAGCCATGCGGGCGGCTCAACCCGGCGACATGGTCCTCATCGCGGGGAAGGGGCACGAAGATTATCAGATTATCGGGACCAAGAAATTTCACTTCGATGATCGCGAAGTCGCTCGTGATGCGATCCGTGAGTTAACACATTGTGCCTGA